GAGAGGCCGGGGGAAAGAAGCTCTTCAATTGTGTCCATTCGGTCATGGTCAGGTCCGTTGGATAAACTCGCGGCAGTGTATTCATCCCTCAAGCTTACCAATCCCTTTTTCAAAACACTCTCTTAGGCCACATTCCGTATTACGTGGAGCTGGAGATCCAACACACTGTCCCAGTGTCGATCTTGATGGGACGCCACGAGTGTCAGGAACCTGTGACCTAGGCGCATTCACATTTCGCTGAGGAGATCACTGAAAAAGTCAGAGGAAACACAGCCGGTGAAAGTCTCAGGTTCCATATAACCATTTTTCTCTCGAACTTTTCAGTCGAAAGAGGTTCTCTCTGTCGTTCTCCACGGCCGTGAGTCTTGCGTTACTTTTGATACTCTATTACTCACTACGCTGAACTGAGAATTTGCTCAAAGACGGCTGGACAGTACAATTCGGGGAAGTGGAGTTCGTTTTTCGCGAGCCAAATGCTCGGACCTAAAAGGCCGACCAGGATAATTACAAGCACGTAAAATCACGTAGTTGCCCTTCCTTCCTCAGGAAATTCCTGATCGGCTTTCCCTTTGATGGAACAAAGGGTAGTCTACGAAAGGTGACAGGCAAAAAACTTGCCACCTTCATTGCGCAAGATGAAGGGCGTAGGGTATTTTGAGACGGGTGGAAAAAAGTAATGAGTCGTAGTCAGGGACGGTTTATTGTTTCAGCACTAGTCTTCGTCTTGCTCGCCATAGTTGGTCACCGTTTGGTCATCAATAGTCAAAGCGGGGACAAGAGAATCGAAGAGCTGACCAAGTCTGCCCCTGTTCCTGTGAATAAAGATGGGCAGGAGATGAACGATTTTACACGCGTCAAGGTTCGGCCCGATGGAAAAAAGGCCTGGGAAATTGTCGCTCGTAAAGCGCGCTATTCGATGGAAGACCATCTGATCATCGTTGATACGCCACAGTTCTCGTTTTATCCAAAGGATGGCGACGCTTTCTCATTGCGCAGTCGTGAAGCTCGTGTACTCTTGACCGCTGATAAAAAAGAAGAAGTATTACGCGTCGAGTTGAATGGTGACCTGGAGATGCAGATCGGCGATTTCGTTATTACGACCCAAGAGGCAATCTTTGACAGTGAACAGAATCGCATCTCCTCCCAAGCCGCAGTACAGATTACCGGGCCAGACGTCAACGTTGCCGGCAAAGGATATGCGGTTGACGTGGTCAACAAATCCATGACCTTGGACGCAGACGTACAAACCACGTTAAGTAGGAGAGAGAGTTAATGAGGATGATGGTCAACCGTGGGGTTGGGCTCATACTGTTGGTAATGGTGTGTAGCGGAGGCCGTATTGGATTTGCCGCAGACGACAAGAGCGTTGAGGCTGGGAACCAAGCAGCGAAAAGCCAGACCCCATTCGATGCTTTTTCCCTTTCGTCCGGCAAAGGGCCAATCAATATCCGTTCTGGGAAGTTAGAGTTCTTTTACAACGAAAAGCGTATCGTTTATCGCGGTGGGGTGATTGCAACACGTGACAACGGCACCATTAAGAGTGAACTCCTCACCGTTACCTATGAAGAGCAAGCGAGTACCACCAACCCAACTCCTCCTGATAAAGGACTTACCACCAAAGGTCGCCAGCGAATCAAAGATGCGGTGGCAGAAGGGAATGTAGAGATCACGTCAGAGAACGGGAACGCGACGTGTAAAAAAGCGATCTTCAATGAACTGAAGCGTACGGTCGTGCTCAGTGGCGATGCGGTCTTGCGCGACGGCGACAATGTTGTGAAAGGGGAAACGGTCACCGTCTACCTTGATGAGAACAGAGTAGCTGTGGAGGGCGGAGCGGATACAAGGCCGGAGATGCAACTGAATCCCAAAAGTGACGAGAAAAGCAAGAAAGAGGCAAAGGTACGGTGAGCAACAAGGCGGTGTTGTGCGGCGAACAGCTGTGTAAGTCCTATGGGAAACGACCAGTGCTGCACGATGTTTCCATCGAAGTCCGCGGGGGAGAAGTGGTTGGTCTCCTCGGCCCAAATGGTGCGGGCAAGACAACAACGTTCTCGATTATTGTTGGCATCCTACGACCCGATAAGGGAAATGTACGATATAATGGTGAAGACATTACGAACTTACCAATGCACATGCGAGCGCGGAAAGGCATTACCTATTTGCCGCAAGAGCCATCGGTTTTCCGTAAACTCACGGTCGAGGAGAACGTAATGGCCGTGCTCGAAACGTTAGATCTGACGGCTGCCGAACGTCGTATGCGTCTTGGTCAATTGCTCAGAGAATTGCATATCACGCACCTCGCTCCTCAACGGGCAGAGTCTTTGTCTGGTGGCGAGCGACGACGCGTGGAGATTACGCGTGCCCTGGTGATGTCGCCTTCATTTATGCTGCTGGATGAACCGTTTGCCGGCATCGATCCATTATCAGTGAATGACATACAAGAAATCATCGCTCAATTACGCAGTCGGGGGATTGGTATTTTGATCACCGATCACAATGCCCAAGAAACATTACGGATTTGTGACCGGGCGTATCTGCTCACGGATGGTACCGTGTTCCTTTCTGGCACCCCAGAGGAACTGGCAGCCAATGAACAGGCTCGACAAGCCTACTTAGGACAACGCTTTAGTCTGCAAAGCCGAGGGTAAATCGTCATGGCGCTTGATATACGACTGCAGACGAAGCTGCAGCAAAAACTGGTGATGACGCCACAGCTGCGTCAAGCCATTAAAATCCTCCAACTTCAACGCGAAGAGCTTGATACGCTTATCGACGAGGAACTTGCGGAAAACCCGGTCTTAGAACGCACCGAGGGCGAAGAGCCGCTCACCAGCGGCCCGCAAACTGAAACTGAGATCGCAACGGTCGATAGTCCGACGCCCACTCCCCAAGATGACATCAACTGGCAAGCCTACCTGGACAACAACAGTAACGACATGCCGGCCTTGCCAGCAACCGGAAGTGATGATGACGATGACGATCGGCTCAACATTCTGGAAAACGTATTAACTCGCGCCGAATCGCTCGCAGAACACCTCTCTGAGCAGTTGCGTTTTCATGAACTGCGTCTTGAAGAGGAACGGATCGCCTCTGTCATTATCGGCAACTTGAACGTCGACGGCTATCTCAAGGCTCCTCTTGAAGAACTTGCAGCCAGTGCCGGAGTGAACGTTGAACTCGCCGCTTACGTGCTGCAGCTCATCCAGTCGTGTGATCCCATTGGCGTTGCCGCACGTGATTTACGTGAATGTCTGTTATTGCAATTGCGCGCGCATGCACTTGAAGATCCAGACGACGCTTCAATCATCGCTCTTGCGATACGGATTGTACAAGATCATCTCACTGTCCTTGAAGGGCGACGCTTTGATCGACTCGCCAAAGACCTGGGAGTGACTGTTGAAGAAGTCACACAGGCCTTCAAGCTGATCACCTCTCTTGAACCAAAGCCAGGACGAAATTTTGGTGAAGGAGAAATCCGCTACGTCACTCCAGATGTTGACGTGAGAAAAATGGGCGAAGAGTACTTCGTCACCTTGAATGAAGAAGGGCTGCCGCGCTTAAAAGTGAGCCAGTCGTATCGACGGTTGCTCGCGGAAGGTGGCGACGCCAAAGATTACATTCAAGAAAAACTCCGCTCCGCCGCTTGGTTGATTAAAAGTATCCAACAACGGCAACATACGCTCCTCCAAGTCGCTCAGAGTATTGTAAAGTTACAAGGTGATTTCCTGACGTATGGTGTCTCGCAAATGCGTCCACTCGTGTTACGCGATGTTGCCGAAGATGTCGGAATCCACGAGTCGACCGTCAGCCGTGCCATCGCCAACAAATATATGGCCACACCGCGTGGCATCTTCTCGATGAAGCGATTTTTCACTACCGGCTTGAAGAGCCACCATGGACAACAAGATGTGGCTGCGGAGAGTGTCAAGGAGCAGATTCGCGAGATGATCACCGCCGAGGATCCGACGCGGCCTTTGAGTGATGAGGATATCGCCAAAAGATTAGTGCAAAATAACATTGACATTGCCCGTCGCACGGTGGCCAAGTATCGTGAAGCCATGAATATCCCGCCGTCGGCGAAACGCAAACAAGGAACGTAAAGGACGACACCAGGGCGTTTCTTCGAGGGGAAAGGACCCCTACCACATGCGCGTCGTTGATATCTTGGCAGAAGATTTAGTCATTCCACAATTGCAGAGCACTACCAAAGCTGAAGTGCTCCACGAACTTGCACAGCATTTAGCCACGCAACGTGCCGATATTCGTGCGGAACAGCTCGTCTCCGTCTTGCTTGACCGCGAACGGTTGGGCACCACCGCGATTGGTGAAGGCATTGCCATTCCACACGGTAAGCTCCCTGGGTTAAAGAACGTCGTCGCGGTTTTTGGTCGGAGTCCGCACGGTATCGACTGCCATTCCTTGGATGGGTTACCAACCAAACTTTTTTTCCTACTGGTCGCCCCAGAAGAAGCGGCCGGTATTCATTTAAGAGCGTTAGCCAGGGTGTCGCGCCTGCTGAAAGACAAAGCCTTCCGTGAGCGCCTGCTGCAGGGCGCCAATCAGGCCACCTTGTATCAGGTGATTTGTGAAGAAGACGCCAGACTCTGAATCTTTTGCCCAAGACACCTCACCGACAACGATGCAGGTGGTTATTGTCACTGGCCTTTCAGGGTCAGGCAAGAGCACGGCTATTCACGTGCTCGAAGATCTGGGGTTCTATTGTATTGACAATCTTCCGGTCGCGCTCATTCCCCGCTTTCTCGAACTCTGTGCCAATAGCGAAGAGCCGATTACTCGCGTTGCGCTGGGGATTGATCAGCGTGAACGTGTCTTCCTCCGTACGTACCCGGATGTCCTCGCCGACTTACGCAACCGGGGACAGCTTGTCCAAATTCTCTACCTTGAAGCAGCGGACGACGTCTTGCTACGACGGTTTAGTGAGACACGTCGCCCTCACCCCGCAGCTGGCAGCGGTGGTGTCTCTGAAGGCATCCGCACTGAACGTGAGTTACTCGCTGGACTGCGAGAGATGGCAACGCAGATCATTGATACCTCAGTCTTTACCGTACACGAATTGCGCGAAAGATTACGCCAAACCCAATCTCGTACCCCTAATGCGCTTGTGGTGACACTCGAATCCTTCGGCTACAAATATGGCGTTCCAGTTGACGCGGATGTGATGTTCGACGTGCGGTTCTTAGCGAATCCGTTTTTTGTTGAGGAACTTCGTCTGCAGACCGGCCTTGATGCAGCCGTCGCTGCCTACGTTCTGCAGCGCCCAGAAGCCATCCTCTTTCTGACGCAAGTCAGCGCGTTGCTCGAATCAACCTTGCCCCTGTATATTCGCGAAGGGAAGAGTTACTTAACAGTAGCCGTTGGGTGTACCGGCGGTCGGCATCGATCCGTTGCGATTGTCGAAGAACTCGGGCGTCGCTTAGCGACATGGGGCTATGTCACACATCTCCGACATCGCGATTTGCAGCGTTAGGAGCAACTTCACCTCCATGGCAGACGAGCCCAGTACAGCTGCTCAGCTTACGCTTCTCAATAGACAAGGCCTTCATGCTCGTGCGGCTGCCACCTTTGTACGTGCTATTAGTGGATTGCAAGCGAACGTCACTGTCAGTTGGCAGAATCGTACGGTGAACGGCAGAAGTATCCTTGATCTTATGACACTCGGCGCTCCATGCGGCAGCGTACTGGAAGTCGAGGTACGAGGAGCTGATGCGGAAGCTACCCTGGCAGCGCTGACGAGAGTCGTAGAAAATCGATTTTATGAGGAGTGAGAACTTGGGACGAGGGGCGAGGGATTTGGGACTTGTTGAGAAGAGAAGGGCTGAGGGCTGAGAACTAAGCCTCTGAAACTTTTGACTTTTGCATTTTGACTTACCGTTTTCCACGCATTCACACGCATTAACACCATTGTCGCCTGAAGCCTCAAGCCTCTCACCTTCAGCCTCGTTTTTACATTTGCCCATTGACGCTCATATCGCTATTCTATTACATGCGCCTGCTTTCCTGTAGGGCAGTGCAGAATCAAACGAAGGAGAGTGTATGCCGGCGAAAGATTTTCTTTTCACCTCAGAGTCGGTCTCTGAAGGTCATCCAGATAAGATGTGTGACCAGATTTCCGACGCGATTTTAGATGCCTTGCTCGCACAAGATCCCGAGAGCCGTGTTGCGTGCGAAACCCTTACCAAAACCGGAATGGTCGTTGTTGCCGGTGAGATTACCACTCGCGCCAACATAAACTACGCAGACGTCGTCCGTGAGGTCGTTCAGGACATTGGCTATACTAGTTCAGAACTCGGCTTTGACGCCACCACCTGCTCGGTCCTCAACGCCATCGGCCAACAATCCCCCGACATCTCACAAGGAGTCACGGAAGGTGAAGGC
The sequence above is drawn from the Deltaproteobacteria bacterium genome and encodes:
- the lptC gene encoding LPS export ABC transporter periplasmic protein LptC — its product is MSRSQGRFIVSALVFVLLAIVGHRLVINSQSGDKRIEELTKSAPVPVNKDGQEMNDFTRVKVRPDGKKAWEIVARKARYSMEDHLIIVDTPQFSFYPKDGDAFSLRSREARVLLTADKKEEVLRVELNGDLEMQIGDFVITTQEAIFDSEQNRISSQAAVQITGPDVNVAGKGYAVDVVNKSMTLDADVQTTLSRRES
- the lptB gene encoding LPS export ABC transporter ATP-binding protein — protein: MSNKAVLCGEQLCKSYGKRPVLHDVSIEVRGGEVVGLLGPNGAGKTTTFSIIVGILRPDKGNVRYNGEDITNLPMHMRARKGITYLPQEPSVFRKLTVEENVMAVLETLDLTAAERRMRLGQLLRELHITHLAPQRAESLSGGERRRVEITRALVMSPSFMLLDEPFAGIDPLSVNDIQEIIAQLRSRGIGILITDHNAQETLRICDRAYLLTDGTVFLSGTPEELAANEQARQAYLGQRFSLQSRG
- the rpoN gene encoding RNA polymerase factor sigma-54; translation: MALDIRLQTKLQQKLVMTPQLRQAIKILQLQREELDTLIDEELAENPVLERTEGEEPLTSGPQTETEIATVDSPTPTPQDDINWQAYLDNNSNDMPALPATGSDDDDDDRLNILENVLTRAESLAEHLSEQLRFHELRLEEERIASVIIGNLNVDGYLKAPLEELAASAGVNVELAAYVLQLIQSCDPIGVAARDLRECLLLQLRAHALEDPDDASIIALAIRIVQDHLTVLEGRRFDRLAKDLGVTVEEVTQAFKLITSLEPKPGRNFGEGEIRYVTPDVDVRKMGEEYFVTLNEEGLPRLKVSQSYRRLLAEGGDAKDYIQEKLRSAAWLIKSIQQRQHTLLQVAQSIVKLQGDFLTYGVSQMRPLVLRDVAEDVGIHESTVSRAIANKYMATPRGIFSMKRFFTTGLKSHHGQQDVAAESVKEQIREMITAEDPTRPLSDEDIAKRLVQNNIDIARRTVAKYREAMNIPPSAKRKQGT
- a CDS encoding PTS sugar transporter subunit IIA; translated protein: MRVVDILAEDLVIPQLQSTTKAEVLHELAQHLATQRADIRAEQLVSVLLDRERLGTTAIGEGIAIPHGKLPGLKNVVAVFGRSPHGIDCHSLDGLPTKLFFLLVAPEEAAGIHLRALARVSRLLKDKAFRERLLQGANQATLYQVICEEDARL
- the rapZ gene encoding RNase adapter RapZ yields the protein MQVVIVTGLSGSGKSTAIHVLEDLGFYCIDNLPVALIPRFLELCANSEEPITRVALGIDQRERVFLRTYPDVLADLRNRGQLVQILYLEAADDVLLRRFSETRRPHPAAGSGGVSEGIRTERELLAGLREMATQIIDTSVFTVHELRERLRQTQSRTPNALVVTLESFGYKYGVPVDADVMFDVRFLANPFFVEELRLQTGLDAAVAAYVLQRPEAILFLTQVSALLESTLPLYIREGKSYLTVAVGCTGGRHRSVAIVEELGRRLATWGYVTHLRHRDLQR
- a CDS encoding HPr family phosphocarrier protein is translated as MSHISDIAICSVRSNFTSMADEPSTAAQLTLLNRQGLHARAAATFVRAISGLQANVTVSWQNRTVNGRSILDLMTLGAPCGSVLEVEVRGADAEATLAALTRVVENRFYEE